The Toxorhynchites rutilus septentrionalis strain SRP chromosome 1, ASM2978413v1, whole genome shotgun sequence genome contains the following window.
AGTTGCAATAAAACCACCGATCAGTATAGATCAACATCTTGACTACATTCAATCTCATCATTTCCTCAatcatcgggtagccagtctactctcaTCTCAAAACtctggaactctgctcagatacaTATCTGGGCGGAAAATCGTGATTCTGATCTTGACCTTTGTTTGCCTACGTTTATTGGAATAACAAATTCTTTCGATTTCTCACAGCCGGACACATTCATGTTATAAAATTTttgcctcaaagacaaattttatcataaaaagagacctagactatcaatttatGGTGAGATGGCTATATATTTATTTGTGAAATTCAAGGAAAAAAActtaaggtgtccgtctttatcGTCCTTCCCCTATATCTAACCATGATTAAACAGAATGCTCATGAATTTCCACCACTGCATGATCTCAGGCGTTGCTAATCAAGAAACAACTGAAAAGAACAATTACAATACAATTTCATCACTAGAATATTATCTTTCCAAAATAGAATAAGACACACGGTTTTCTTGAAAATGTTCTCCAACTAAAAGTGTATATTTTAAAACCAGTCaaattttactttaaaaaaaaataactaacgTGTTCACAATCATGAGTTCGATAAAAACTAGACATATTATTCTATTTCCTCACACTCGTTTGTTCCAACTCGGCTATCCTTTGTTTGAGGGCTTCATTTTCCCTCTGCAATCTCAGAAATTGCTGAGTAAATTCATCATTCGACAGCAGCAGTCCGAACCCGGTTTGCGTGACCTCGTCCACCCGATCGAGCTTCTTCTGTGTTTCTCGCCAAAGGTTGAAGGCACCCATCCATGCATGACTTCGCGTAGCTTGGGCTGTATATTTTCGGTCGACTTTATTCTGAAAAAAGTGTTCCTTCATTTCCTCGCGGATTTCCGTACGAAAGTTTGCGATTTCCAGCTTGAGTTCCTGTAGAGCGAGTTGGACACTCGCCGGTATTGGCTCGGTGCTAGTGGTGGTTGGAAGAGCTGTTTTAGGTGTATCCCAGTCAGGAGTGGAGGTGATTATGACTTCCGACTGGGGGGTTGAGTTTTTTTCTGTGCCATCAAAATGATTCTCCTTATTTTCGGTGGCAACAGAGCGACGAAACGAAGCTGATTTTTTAACGCCGACCATAGGTTTTTGAGGTTCAACGTTTGTATCGGCAGGGATTTCGGCAAGCGTACGGCTACTATCATTGTCATGCGATTCTTCTCGAATGTTTTCCAAGTTAATGGTAGATTTTTGAGTGCGATCCacaaaactttgttttttagtggtggtggtggttgtGGTTCGCTTCAGCAGACGATTAACGTTCACGAAACTATCATCGAGGTTACTTTGAACATTTCCACCCTGATCGACATCCAGATTACTATCAGAGATGTCGTCCAAATACCCCATCAAATTGTTACCACCTCCCATATTAATGCTACTGCGGGATTCGGTGCTCAATCTGGAAGATGAACTCAATCGAGACATGTAATCCATCGAATCGCGCCTTTGCAGGAACAAATCGATTTCACCCATAAAACTATCCTGATCGGATTTGTTGGCATTCTGAGAATTTTGTGAATTGTTCGCTGATCCCGGTCGCGAACCACCAGAGTTGCTCGTCAAACTGACTTCGTCGATTTTAGATACCTGAGCCGGATCGAAGCTCACCCGGTGTCCTCCTTTTTCCGACGGTTTTGGAACAAACGCTATACTGTTTACAATGTTGTCGTGAATTTTGCTGGTCTTCAATGGCTCCGCCAAGTTTCTCATATCGTATCCGGAAACGAATCCCTTCAAATTTCCTACGCAGAAAAATCCGCCACACTCCGAGACGGCGATAGATTCAAACGGGTAGTTGGACCGAATCTGCGATGCGGTTAGCTTCTTTCGTGTGTCGAATATATTGATCACGTTGTCATACCCAACGGTAAATAAGGCATCCGGACAGTTGCTAGTCATACCAATGTCTCGACAGGGAGCGGAATGTGCTTCCGATTGGCTGAAGGCAACCTTTTTTGATTGTGTGTCATACAACACAACGGACCCATTGTAAGAGGCCACTGCCATGAGGAATCGTCTGGTCGGATGAAAGCGGACTTTGGTTGTGCTGCAAATACGAGAGAAAATATAGAGAATAAAAAGTAAAACAAGCAAATCGTCATCGACCACTCACTGCTTATCAAAAGTCATTGTTGCCACCCGGGCattggtctttatgccgaacaaATTGACCGTTCCACTTTCATAAACCGCCGCCAGACAATCATCAGTGGCATTGAAATCCAAACAAGTGACCCCATTGGCTATGCGATCCGCCTCGAACCGTTTGGTGGCCGAAGATTTCTTGTAATTCATCAGTCGAATCACTCCCGATGTTAGACCAATTGCGATATCTTCGCGGTCCGTTTTAGGACAGGCCACACAGTACAGGTTGTCCATAGTAATTTTCTTCACATTTCCGAGCGTGGCTGTGTTAAAGTGCATGAATAGTCCATTATCATATAATCAATGCTTCGTGGAAGAATAGGACTTACGTTTTCCGTCAACAGTTTTGATTCTCATCATCTCCACACCCCAGTTCTTGTTCGCCCGGAGGAACAACTTCGAGGCCGGGAAGAACTGGCAGTCGCTCCCATTTCCATTCACATGGGCACTTGTAGAGAGTAGATTGAACGAGGGGAATGTGTGCAGCTGCGTGTCCTTCGCACAGGATATTACTTCATACATGATTGATGGACAATTGCCTGTTTTTCAATTTACAATATTTCGAACAATTTAACAGACATAATCAAGATGGACAACTGAGAAAACCGCTCTATAGCGACggtttgtttttgatttttgacatttctTTGCAACAATCAAACCGTTGTTGGTCAACACCGGTGGGAACGAAGGAATTTGCAAGCAGCAGCGAAATTTGTTTGAAGGCATGTAAATTTAAGGGGATAGTatactatggaaacttgaaaaaatgttaaaaaaaattttggcttaaaatgttctctggtATGTCTACGTCACTGTAGTTTTTGCCCAGGTTTGCCCGATGCTCCGTTtcgaagttacaagccaattagtggacctaagtctttgtTGAGGAGCGCGTGAAGAATGCGCACAACGCATACATCAGTTGCTTACGGGAATGTATATTCTCCTGGCTACCAAAGCTATCATACAATATAATGGATGGATATATGTGGATTGATTTTCGAATTGGTCCTATGTACATTTATCGATCAAACATTCAAACAACTTGATTCGCATACTATCGCGACCATAGCGGTGGATTTGCAATATTGGTGCATGCAACCAATAAtcaaaagttttggaaattgCAGCAAATATAGCATCCTGTAACCTAAATGATGGTGTACAAGGTGTTTTGGAgataatgaaaggacttgagcTTGAAATTGGATCGGAGTGCAACAATTTCTGCGAACAATCGGCTAAGGAACGAATCGAACGAGCAGAAGAGCGGATGTCAGAAGCATCTAGAGAAGTCCGCAAGTCCAATCTGGCAACAAAAAAGTGACAGGAAGATCGTCTTTTATGCATTGAAGGACAGTTTCATGGTCCAGGGATTGCAGTCTGATGTTACGATGTAAAATAGACGAAATAAATGTATCTAAAAATtataacgcgtttttctcgaaaccgtattttgcaaactggtgggggttctacctccggaacggttcATCCGATTTTggtgaaatagtttttcccaaAATCTCCACTAAATtccctgtcatcgtacgtaggattttttcgatattttgaaaaataatattttggtgaAAGTTTATGTCTCCATTTTTGATCAAAACGCatctttttacaaaaaaaaaatcaccatttcgttaaatatctatattttgataaaatcctacgtacgatgacaggaaatatatccaagatcaCGTAAAAAAACAATTGGTTCAAATCGGTTGTAGAACTCcaaccagtttacaaggttttggttGCAAGTTTTCAACAAATCGGTTGCATCTATTTAAGGGAAAgtccaatttattttttgtttgttaaatgaTATACACCTAATGAAActatgatatcagattaatcatagaaatttattttctccatgaaaaaaaaatcgcgaaaatctcatattatttatggtgtTCATAGTGCCCCCTTAagacagtattctagtctagaaatttggaaaaatcaatttttttgcttAATATTTCTGTAAATTAGGTATTCAAAAATATACTCTTGAAAGGATATatagaaaatcctattatttaccgagttaaagCTAtattagtgatgcggtatctaacttggtacggtcataacaatgaacttcaaacgcgttttcgtcaaaactagttttttcaaactggcgtacacgacatctcaaattctactgaaccgattcatatcaaatttatatggatacaatctgcaggcatctgtctatcgcatgaacctttaaaaaattatattttttaaattttactaaattctaaaatcggaaaacgtaagaaaaaacattttaaaccgcattttgttttcaaatggccgccattttgtcaaaaaatatctttttgacttgtccgaagtCCATGCGagagcggcatctttactgattcagaatctgttcgatttttttgtttcagataaccagaagggctggaatcgtgtacgccatggcacaacttttttttgctccccctcacttcatcagctcttggTTATTctcgttatgaatattttttcgccgttcattttttgttttattgttaagagatagataaacaaataatgatataatagatagtaaaaatgttctttgttatatttttacggagttcgaaaaaacgtccgaaattcgtgtctctacactagaatacccccttaagtacTTTTTATTACACAacattatttgtgttttatgaagagataaaataaaatatgattTTCAAGAACTcaataaatatatgtttttaaatttcaagataatGTTATGAGAAACTTGGCAATGGGTCTCTTCCAAACGTttatcaatttgttttcttgTGGTCTGCATCCCTAGCTATAGGGAACAAGGAACTGAACGGCCGCCGACCATGAGGCTGCAGTTCAAACCTGAGACGTTCAAACGACATCAGTAACAAGAAGTAACTTTACTTTCTGCATTAAAGAGGCtccaaactttgcagttcattcaccCCTGGCAGAAGAAACAACTTTAGAGAATCGATTCTGgaaactttctctcagaatactggtgaaatacGAAATCACAAACACATTTgtgattgaaaattttgaagaaatttttcGTCTCCACATACAATCTCGATTTATAAGAACTTATCACCACTATATATcgtcaaatatttgttttcattgCTTAGCCCAGACCATGCTCACTTCATAATCAGCAGGTTCTCAATCGTTGTGCTCCCATGTCCGAGTgtttagcgtcacacctaacatgccgggggttcgcgTCGGATGATCCGACGGCGGCGAATctgcctaatgtgacatcagtgACAGGATCCATCGCGCTTTTGGGACTTCGTGAAAAAAACGGCAAAATTCCACTCGTATCCTGAGCAACGTAATATTCAATGGGTTACAGACTAATACGAATGCGGATGTCGCTAATATGTTCGGTATATTTTTTGAGAGCGTCTTCAGCAAATCGTCACCTATGCCAAAAAGTGACTATTTTGTGCATATTCCTTCGTACAACATCCATCTACCCGTCATTTAGTTTTCCGAAGACGAAATAACAAAAGCCATTGATGGCCTAGACATCATAAAAGGATATGATACGGACGGTACCCCTGAAAAGCTGCTCCAGAGAACTTGCGAATCTATTCAACCGATCGCTTCAAGAAAGGATATTTCCAGCGTCTTAGAAAACAGCTTGCATCATTCCTATTCATAAATCTAGCAACTGTAAGCAGGTGACGAACTATCGCGGGGTATCCATATTTTGCTGCCTAAGCAAAGTGTTGGAAAGACTGATGCACAATCTTTTATACAACGTCTCCTATAATCTTCGACGGCCAGCATGGATTCATGAAACATCGCTCTACCACATCGAGTTTGATGTGCAACGTTACCGCTTTGCCTCGCACAGTAGTCGAGAAACTGAAGCAAATAGGTTTGCCAGACTTGATAACGGATTGGATATTTTCATATCTCGACAAGAAATGCAGGATCATTTCCTTTGGTCACTTCAATAGTCTCATGCTTCATCAATACAGGATGGAATCGTCAATACTGGAATTAACATCGTCAATCTGTCATTTCGGAGTCATGATTGATCTTCAGCTCAGAGATCAGTACGAGTTCACCGATATCCATGCTTTGAAGATTTTGTACTGCTCGTTGGTTCGTGGTATTCTGGAGTATGCGGCCCCTGTTCGGTCCCCCTTTTATGTAGTCCATGCTTTGTCAATCGTATGGGTGCAGTAAAAGTTTTTACGGTTTGCTCTGAGACGACTTCAATAGAACGATCCAgctattatacctccgtattccGACCGGTGCTAGCCTATAGGATTGGAATCATTAAGTTCCAGGCGCGCTACAATGCAgcgaatattgatttttgacataaTGCAAGGTTGTATTGATTGTCCTGCACTTCTCGCACAGATTGCACCAAACACTCCTCCCCGTCGTCTTCGGAACTCATCTTTGTAGTAGTCACTTGACATAGAACAAATTACGGCAACAATAAACGGCTTGACTCGTGTATTCGCCTGGTTCACACAACTTATGCAGCGTTTtataagtttcaaaaaaaaacttgtgttATTCAAATGGGTCGATTTTCAGACCTCCTCGACCCCCAAAATAGTTTCAAGTCGACCCCTGGGAGATCgaaatcgaccactttgagaaaccctgagcTAGAGTAACACacaaaattcaattgaaatcaaTTATGGGCTCTGAGTTTTGAGCAcacgatcgttcgcttagtagcggataGGCAATCAatttggctacgaagacccgaTGTACTACAATCGATCACACTAACTGTAGCACTGGTCAATGCCTGTAGAATAGAAATAAACTTCTTTGGAAAGCGACAAtataaacaaaacataaaaacaagtaAAAATTCCAAAAGAACAGTAGTCGAgacacaagaaaaaaatatcaaaaaaagagATATCAAATGAACGATATCGCAACTTTTGGTAGAGGAACAGTTTGTCGTAGCTGAACATAATGCAACTCAAGTAATAAGAATCAAAATGTCACGAGAAATAAAAGACACTATCCATTCATCCGTTTGCTTTACTGAGTGATCATATTATTCCAATATTCGACAGTTTCTTTCGCATGTGAAATGATTTTGtgggcaaacaaaatagttaataATTAATCTTCAAATTATTTTCTGCAAGCTAAACTAACTCTCACATAATAACGACCTAAGTACAAttaaaacaatataaaaaatcgTATATATACAACGGTtatttttctgagaaaaaaaaaacaaagaatagcCTAGCCTTCCCGGGAACACTCCTGCTCTATCGCCAATTTCCTCCGTAGATGGCCAGTCTCTGTCGCACAAGCGCGTAATCCATTCCGTGCCTCTTCCGCAGATGCTTCACCAAACCCTTCTTTTGGTCGAAGTTTCTGTCCGGACAGAACGGGCATTTCCAATCCTGTGACGAAACAACGGTGTTCTGCGTTGTTTCTTTCCCTTTTTCCTCGGAAATTTTCGCCGGTGCACTTTTACGAGAACCATTCGCTCTAGGATTTTTCTGACGCTGTGACTGTGTCTGTTCGGTGTTCTTATCTAAATTGTCCACTTTAGATAGCTTGGTAGTGATCGTTTCCTTTAGCTCAACCTGACTGGTGATGGAATCCGATTTCCGCTTCGAAGGTCGACCAATCGGTTTGGGAGGCGGCTTCGGATCGGCTTCTACTGGCTGATCATATTTCCGCGGGCGTCCTCTTGCTCTGGTTGTCCGTTCTTCGGGAATTACCTCTGGCGTTTGAACTGATTCTTCAATGCGTTGTGGCGTTTTGACTTCCGCGGGCACTTCCGATTTCTGGCTGGTGGGAGGTTTGGATTTAGATTTTTCCGTCACCCGCTGTGACTGTTCCAACGGAGGCTCCGACTCTTTCTTAACGATTATAATTTTAGGCATCGGGAAACCCACAGTATCTTTATATTTCAGCGGAATTTTCCGGGCACGTGCTGTACGGGGGGATGTAATGGGAACGGCCTTTGAACGTGCATCGTTTTCTTTCAGCTTTTGTTGGACGCAATCGGTTGGCTTCGGTTCCGGTTCTGTAATCTTCAATGTTTCGGACTGTTGGGAACTTACGCTTGATTTCAACACTTCGGGCTTTTTAATCGGTTTAACGGCTTTTGAAACGGCATCGTTCTCTTTCAGCTTTTGTTGGACGCCATCGGTTGGCTTCGGTTCCGGTTCTTTAACCTTCAATGTTTCGGACAGTTGAGAACTTACGCTTGATTTCAACACTTCGGGCTTCTTAATCGGTTTAACGGCTTCGGAATTTTTTGACGGCGTTGCCTcgatctgctgctgctgcttagaTACATTTTTCTTCCCCCCAGAAAATAGAGTAGTTAATGTGCCTGGGAATTTAATCCCCCGACTCACTTTCGACACCACACGATTCGTTGGCAACGATTTATTTTCTACGGAGATCTTCTTCCGATCGCTATGgattattttccaaatttttgatACCTTATTATCGCACGAATATTTCGATTTCGTCCCTAAAATCCTGGAAGAAGTTCTCTGTTGAGAAGCTGCTTCTAGAACAGTCTTCGATATTAACTTGACCGCTTGAAGCACGTCAGGTGAGGGCTCAACAGATTTGGTTTGCCGGGTAGGTTCGTTTCCCAGGTCATCGCCAATCTCATCTTTCACCGTCGTTTCTTCCGTTTGTCCGGCAGCAGCGCTTTGCCCGGAAGATGAAGTTTGTTCCAATTTCGAAACATTAATTTCCGTAGACTCActatttgaatcatgcgtgtCGATCTGAGCTTCGATAAAAGTGACCGGAACGATGCGATCACCCATTTGGACTCCCCTCGCCGGGGCATCTGTTTCAACCGACCGATCCGTCTGTTCTTCAATGTTTTGAAGTGGGTCCAACATTGGCTTCCGCCTGTAGGGAACAGGAATGAGCGTGTCTTGAATGCGCTGCTCTCGCGGTTGATTTCTTTCAATAGTTTTCTGTCTTTGTTCGTACGTTCGAACGTCCTCTACGTGACCCACCACTAACAGAGAATCCTCTTGGCGTTCCGTCTGTTGCAAAGAAATGTTCGGAATAACTTTCGGTACAGAGGCATTATGCACTCGAAATACGGGTTGCTTTAGTGCGGTGGTTTTCGTTCGAACAGAAGTAGATGTCTGCACAGGAAGATTCTTGGGATTGGTCTTTCCTTGAGAGCTAGTAGACACCCACAAAGATCTGTCATGTTTTCGTACCAACTCGTAGAATTTGGCGAACTCATATACGCTTTGATAGCAGCCGGAACAGATCGAGGAGGGAAAATCGCACTGTGCAGTGATCtatcaaacaataaaaaaaattacaaattgcTTCTACGCAGTAACATTTCTTTTGGCTTACCATTATCCCTAAATTCCGATATATTTTATCGATCAAATCGGGTTCAATTAAAGTCTGATCACCGGCAAAGATAGGC
Protein-coding sequences here:
- the LOC129772525 gene encoding uncharacterized protein LOC129772525, with product MYEVISCAKDTQLHTFPSFNLLSTSAHVNGNGSDCQFFPASKLFLRANKNWGVEMMRIKTVDGKPTLGNVKKITMDNLYCVACPKTDREDIAIGLTSGVIRLMNYKKSSATKRFEADRIANGVTCLDFNATDDCLAAVYESGTVNLFGIKTNARVATMTFDKHTTKVRFHPTRRFLMAVASYNGSVVLYDTQSKKVAFSQSEAHSAPCRDIGMTSNCPDALFTVGYDNVINIFDTRKKLTASQIRSNYPFESIAVSECGGFFCVGNLKGFVSGYDMRNLAEPLKTSKIHDNIVNSIAFVPKPSEKGGHRVSFDPAQVSKIDEVSLTSNSGGSRPGSANNSQNSQNANKSDQDSFMGEIDLFLQRRDSMDYMSRLSSSSRLSTESRSSINMGGGNNLMGYLDDISDSNLDVDQGGNVQSNLDDSFVNVNRLLKRTTTTTTTKKQSFVDRTQKSTINLENIREESHDNDSSRTLAEIPADTNVEPQKPMVGVKKSASFRRSVATENKENHFDGTEKNSTPQSEVIITSTPDWDTPKTALPTTTSTEPIPASVQLALQELKLEIANFRTEIREEMKEHFFQNKVDRKYTAQATRSHAWMGAFNLWRETQKKLDRVDEVTQTGFGLLLSNDEFTQQFLRLQRENEALKQRIAELEQTSVRK
- the LOC129772493 gene encoding enolase-phosphatase E1-like — translated: MQQQQQQIDSAPTQGHKQLMRVRSKTCDVRGCPSNSLRNPDLLFVGVPGHCFPERRFVWLTLMQAIRDKKRSYVCSRHFKIPDDFKDFHEFISAPPGYKRQLMVKKGVVPHLNMPPSNNTGLPPLTDKWQMTLPVTLTESHRIKEAASMAAAPTASVLSRFQSTTGTSVRQQGWTQDLPQRKTCMPSNNNRNNDRIQLNKAIQTDSKSDFCGLRVVRPSLQYCRLCLKRHDLEPIFAGDQTLIEPDLIDKIYRNLGIMITAQCDFPSSICSGCYQSVYEFAKFYELVRKHDRSLWVSTSSQGKTNPKNLPVQTSTSVRTKTTALKQPVFRVHNASVPKVIPNISLQQTERQEDSLLVVGHVEDVRTYEQRQKTIERNQPREQRIQDTLIPVPYRRKPMLDPLQNIEEQTDRSVETDAPARGVQMGDRIVPVTFIEAQIDTHDSNSESTEINVSKLEQTSSSGQSAAAGQTEETTVKDEIGDDLGNEPTRQTKSVEPSPDVLQAVKLISKTVLEAASQQRTSSRILGTKSKYSCDNKVSKIWKIIHSDRKKISVENKSLPTNRVVSKVSRGIKFPGTLTTLFSGGKKNVSKQQQQIEATPSKNSEAVKPIKKPEVLKSSVSSQLSETLKVKEPEPKPTDGVQQKLKENDAVSKAVKPIKKPEVLKSSVSSQQSETLKITEPEPKPTDCVQQKLKENDARSKAVPITSPRTARARKIPLKYKDTVGFPMPKIIIVKKESEPPLEQSQRVTEKSKSKPPTSQKSEVPAEVKTPQRIEESVQTPEVIPEERTTRARGRPRKYDQPVEADPKPPPKPIGRPSKRKSDSITSQVELKETITTKLSKVDNLDKNTEQTQSQRQKNPRANGSRKSAPAKISEEKGKETTQNTVVSSQDWKCPFCPDRNFDQKKGLVKHLRKRHGMDYALVRQRLAIYGGNWR